The genomic region TAAGGGATGGATCCGAGTTCCCATGTCCATCGAAGTTGAAGAGCCTGTTTTGTATGGAAGCACATGAAGCCCTTCCTATGGTGTGTGCTCCTGCATGCCAATGAAGAAAAAATCGATTACTTGTTTCGAAAACACTCCATCAAAAGTCTCGATCGATATATAACATGCTAGATTGTCTGATAAATTAAGTTAAATATATATAATTCATGACAATATCTTTTGTTATTGTGAATAGTAGAACTAGTAGGGTTTACCAGAGAGAACAACCAAGTCAAGCACATTCAAGCCCTGAGATTGAAAAAACTCAACCAAAGCAGTAATGTTTTCATGACCCATTGGCACCCGTTCTGTTTCCTTGGCAATTGAAACTCGCCCATCTTTCCGACCATAGGGAACCATCCAGTATGGACCTCCGACCATAACAGTGGCATCTCTTGTAGCTGCTGTTAAGATATCTGCACAAGATACTACTTTGGGACACCTCTTCTCGACCTCTGCTTTGATATCATCTATCACTTCAAACCCTCTCAGTGTCTTGCTGGCCAAGGCACTCCTCTCACTTCCCTCATGGTTTAGTAAGATGGAGGCATCACATCCCTGAATATGTGCATATATGTTTCAAAACACAAATTAACTAAGGAAATAAATTGCCTACGTACAAAACTAACATTTCATATGAATACCTTTGGTGATTAGCTAGCTACAAAAGCATGTTAAATTAATCTTACCCTGATGGCACAGTCATGGAAGTGCAACCTCATGAGACTTGCAGCTATGCTGTAGTCCTGCTTAAGCCATTGCCTCAGTTTTTCATTAATAATGTGTTCAAGATCTGGACAACTCCTGTGGTAGTGAGAAAAGGAGAGAAAATCGCCAAAGGGCAAGTTTTCTGAAATGGTCGGAATTGTTAGAGGTGTGGCACCCTTCCAGTGTTCAGGTGATTCGTCATTGTCGTCGTTGTAATGGTGGTGATCATCTGCCGGGTATGATAAGGTTGGACTCAACTGAACAACAACGAGGAGAACAAAGAGCAGTGAAACTAAGGGATTCATGATACTTGGTATGTGATGAATGTCTATGCACAGAAGGGAAGACTGCTGGTTTCAATCTGCTTCCAATGAAGGGGTTTGACAAGCTTTGATTTATATACTGCAGGCTGTTGGACATGATTATTTATTCGTTGAGGACTACGTGGGAAGCACACCCAGCTTAAACGATATGACATGCCGGCATGTAGAGCTTGAGATTTATTCCTGAAATTATTTTGTTGGTGAGGGATTTTGACTTCCACAAAATCTAAATAGATTCTTCACGTACTACTCATCACTAGTTTCTTTAATTATGTTTGGTCAGAACTGATATTTGTAAACTACAATTAGGTTTGGTTTCTTTTGAGAAAGAAAATGATCAAAATTAAGGAAAACAAAGCTTGTATTTGTGGACAAGATGTGTAGCATGTTTCTTTCTTCTTTTAAATTGGAACTCAAAAGTTGAAAGATATTCCAAAGCTCATCAACCTCTTTGAAGAATGGTGACACACACACACACACATATATATATATATATATATATATATATATATNNNNNNNNNNNNNNNNNNNNAAACTCCAGCAGCTTCCCCGACCACTTTCCATCCCCGACGAGTCCGTTCTTTTCCAGTTTTCCAGCGAGATCACCCAAAACTTCAAATAAAGTCGATCTCGCCCGAAAACTGGAATTCGGCGGACTTGACGAGGATGAAAAGTGGTCGGGGAAGCTGCTGGAGTTCGCTGGGGTGGAGGCGCGCCCTCACGCGGGGCCATACGGTGGCGAACGGACGGAAATCCACACCGTTTTACGGTGTAGACGTCCGCACCTGAGAATGCCTATATATATATATATATATCGAAGATGAGATGAGATTATTTTCCACTTTAATTATATATTGTTATGTGTGAGCATTATATTTCCGGTGTCGTTCAAATTGTAAAGGAAGTGAAATAGTTATTAATGCACTCTTTATTAAATGGTGTTTTTTTAGAATGCCTAAGTAATTATGTAGAGACTTCTAATTAATATTATTTTAGGATG from Fragaria vesca subsp. vesca linkage group LG3, FraVesHawaii_1.0, whole genome shotgun sequence harbors:
- the LOC101291128 gene encoding peroxidase 7-like; amino-acid sequence: MNPLVSLLFVLLVVVQLSPTLSYPADDHHHYNDDNDESPEHWKGATPLTIPTISENLPFGDFLSFSHYHRSCPDLEHIINEKLRQWLKQDYSIAASLMRLHFHDCAIRGCDASILLNHEGSERSALASKTLRGFEVIDDIKAEVEKRCPKVVSCADILTAATRDATVMVGGPYWMVPYGRKDGRVSIAKETERVPMGHENITALVEFFQSQGLNVLDLVVLSGAHTIGRASCASIQNRLFNFDGHGNSDPSLNDKYLNFLKRKCRWGSDYVDLDATTPKTFDAAYYSNLQRDMGLLKTDQLLYSDTRTSPLVTALAHQPQVFYHQFAVSMAKLGNVQVLTGQDEGEIRTNCNFVNSY